From Luteolibacter arcticus, one genomic window encodes:
- a CDS encoding glutathione peroxidase, which produces MRSLLVSLVVVATAAAADLAAIPFKTIDGKDKSLADYKGKVVLVVNTASKCGLTKQYTALEAIYDKYRSKDFVVLGFPCNDFGNQEPGTEKEIEKFCKAEYEVSFPLMEKVHVKGAEQHPLYTALTGKEGAFPGDVTWNFGKFLIGKDGKPLARFEPKTTPDSPEVTGAIEKALE; this is translated from the coding sequence ATGAGATCGCTCCTCGTTTCACTTGTCGTTGTTGCCACCGCCGCCGCGGCGGATCTGGCTGCCATCCCGTTCAAGACCATCGATGGCAAGGACAAGTCCCTCGCCGACTACAAGGGCAAGGTGGTGCTGGTCGTGAACACCGCCTCGAAGTGCGGCCTCACGAAGCAGTACACGGCGCTCGAGGCGATCTACGACAAGTATCGTAGCAAGGACTTCGTGGTGCTCGGTTTTCCCTGCAATGACTTCGGCAACCAGGAACCCGGCACGGAGAAGGAGATCGAGAAATTCTGCAAGGCGGAGTACGAGGTCAGCTTCCCGCTGATGGAGAAGGTCCACGTGAAGGGCGCGGAGCAGCACCCGCTCTACACCGCGCTGACCGGCAAGGAAGGCGCCTTCCCCGGCGACGTGACGTGGAACTTCGGCAAGTTTCTCATCGGCAAGGACGGCAAACCACTCGCCCGCTTCGAGCCGAAAACCACGCCTGACAGCCCCGAGGTGACCGGCGCCATCGAGAAGGCGCTGGAGTGA
- the alr gene encoding alanine racemase: protein MNPLPSPPRSWAEIDLSALRHNLRTAREVAGCAVMAVVKAGAYGHGLEDVARSLAAEDIEFFGVANVGEARRIADAGVTTRIYLLGATWSQERAEIVGRGWTPCLSSLDEAREFDALARAHGSRLKVHLAVDSGMGRGGFVAEGLPEILMELEKLPNLEIEGIGSHLPSADEDEEFTRSQIARYVGIIDSLGGPERFRWRHLSNSAGLLGYDRECCNLARPGLMLYGISPLPGHEEKLRNVMSLKSRVTLVRTLPAGHGVSYGRAFVTTKPTRVATVGIGYGDGYPRAVSGNGAEAFIRGERFPMLGRVTMDQLMIDVTGSDVAEGDEVEMFGPNIRVDEVAAKAGTICWEILTGITPRVVRVYR, encoded by the coding sequence GTGAACCCGCTGCCTTCGCCGCCTCGATCCTGGGCGGAGATCGATCTTTCCGCCCTGCGCCACAACCTCCGCACCGCCCGCGAGGTCGCCGGCTGTGCCGTGATGGCCGTGGTGAAGGCCGGGGCCTACGGTCACGGGCTGGAAGACGTGGCGCGCAGCCTTGCCGCGGAGGACATCGAGTTTTTCGGCGTCGCCAATGTCGGTGAGGCCCGCCGCATCGCCGATGCGGGCGTGACCACGCGGATCTATTTGCTCGGCGCCACCTGGTCGCAAGAGCGTGCGGAGATTGTCGGCCGCGGCTGGACGCCCTGTCTTTCCTCGCTGGATGAAGCGCGCGAGTTCGACGCCTTGGCGCGAGCCCATGGCAGTCGCTTGAAGGTCCATCTGGCCGTGGACAGCGGGATGGGTCGTGGCGGTTTCGTCGCGGAGGGTTTGCCGGAGATCCTGATGGAGCTTGAGAAGCTGCCGAACTTGGAAATCGAAGGCATCGGCTCGCACCTGCCATCCGCCGATGAGGACGAGGAATTCACGCGCTCCCAGATCGCCCGCTACGTCGGCATCATCGATTCGCTCGGCGGGCCGGAGCGGTTCCGCTGGCGGCATCTTTCCAATAGCGCGGGCCTGCTCGGCTACGACCGCGAATGCTGCAATCTCGCCCGCCCGGGGCTGATGCTCTATGGCATCTCGCCGCTGCCGGGCCATGAGGAGAAACTGCGGAACGTGATGAGCCTGAAATCGCGCGTCACCCTGGTCCGCACGCTGCCGGCCGGTCACGGCGTGTCGTATGGTCGCGCCTTCGTGACCACCAAGCCCACCCGCGTCGCCACCGTCGGCATCGGCTACGGCGATGGCTACCCGCGCGCCGTTTCAGGAAACGGGGCGGAAGCTTTCATCCGAGGAGAACGCTTCCCGATGCTGGGCCGCGTGACCATGGACCAGCTCATGATCGACGTGACCGGCAGCGACGTGGCCGAGGGCGATGAGGTGGAAATGTTCGGCCCGAACATCCGCGTGGACGAGGTGGCGGCGAAGGCCGGGACCATCTGCTGGGAGATCCTCACCGGCATCACCCCGCGGGTGGTGCGGGTTTATCGTTGA
- a CDS encoding tryptophan 7-halogenase: MNPLRNLVVAGSGTDALLAAVSIKRALPNLPVTLVRDPQAAAGDPAGESTVPSVLQHLVHGVGLQGPEVHLQGRPVWTLGFKCLWGASGSFFRSFDAPFANGLSGFQTVPGFLAAEKGLDASSPGAALMAAGKLFPRDGTNAFKPLEHITGLTFKTESLNGMLLRACRVAGVMIREGKITGFTRDPDTLQLEGGGSLTADLYLDATGSDALLATLAGNTAWTGYDLPCTRAATVLRRRGSEPIRPFTTLETLESGWRWRVEHDDSVGLGTAWNPDFTSDDQACAELVAKAGDPSLVPQVQTWNCGRRTAPWTGNVVAVGDANGFAEPLSSLRLVHLIRHVQWLVRILVENDGMPGDRSRELYNHVAAQAWDETRDFHAIHYRFNSAGTSDFWKAARETGAGDFAEFVDLFQSIGPSPLLANAMPAWPGVVGLEAWLAALLGLGVSFRSHPEIPAMEQKVWDSHCEQRRQMARQAVHAELCLGAARNAVKPAPRVPLP, encoded by the coding sequence ATGAACCCTCTCCGTAATCTCGTGGTCGCCGGCTCCGGCACCGATGCGCTGCTTGCCGCTGTCTCGATCAAGCGCGCGCTGCCCAACTTGCCCGTCACCCTCGTGCGCGATCCGCAGGCCGCCGCGGGCGATCCCGCCGGGGAAAGTACGGTGCCTTCCGTACTTCAGCACCTCGTCCACGGCGTCGGCCTCCAGGGGCCGGAAGTCCATCTGCAAGGGCGGCCGGTGTGGACGCTCGGCTTCAAGTGCCTGTGGGGTGCGAGCGGCTCGTTCTTCCGCTCCTTTGACGCGCCCTTCGCCAATGGCCTGTCTGGATTCCAGACGGTGCCCGGATTCCTCGCCGCGGAGAAAGGCCTCGATGCCTCGTCGCCGGGCGCCGCGCTGATGGCCGCGGGAAAACTCTTCCCGCGCGATGGAACGAATGCCTTCAAGCCGCTCGAACACATCACCGGCCTCACCTTCAAGACCGAGTCCCTTAATGGCATGCTGCTGCGCGCCTGCCGCGTCGCCGGCGTGATGATTCGCGAGGGCAAGATCACCGGCTTCACCCGCGATCCGGACACGCTTCAACTTGAAGGCGGCGGATCTCTGACCGCCGACCTCTATCTCGATGCTACTGGCAGCGACGCGCTGCTCGCCACGCTCGCCGGCAATACCGCGTGGACCGGCTACGACCTGCCCTGCACCCGCGCCGCCACCGTGCTGCGCCGCCGCGGCAGCGAGCCGATCCGCCCCTTCACCACGCTCGAAACCCTCGAAAGCGGCTGGCGCTGGCGCGTCGAGCACGATGACTCGGTCGGTCTCGGCACCGCGTGGAATCCGGATTTCACCAGCGACGACCAGGCCTGCGCCGAACTCGTCGCCAAGGCCGGCGACCCGTCGCTGGTCCCGCAGGTGCAGACGTGGAATTGCGGGCGACGCACCGCCCCATGGACCGGCAATGTCGTGGCGGTGGGCGATGCGAATGGCTTCGCCGAACCGCTGTCGTCGCTCCGGCTTGTCCACCTGATCCGCCACGTCCAGTGGCTGGTCCGCATCCTCGTGGAGAACGATGGCATGCCCGGCGACCGCAGCCGCGAACTCTACAACCACGTGGCCGCCCAGGCATGGGATGAGACCCGCGACTTCCACGCCATCCACTACCGTTTCAACTCGGCGGGCACCTCGGATTTTTGGAAGGCGGCTCGCGAAACCGGGGCGGGAGATTTCGCCGAGTTCGTGGACCTTTTCCAGAGCATCGGCCCCTCGCCTCTCTTGGCGAATGCAATGCCCGCATGGCCCGGCGTCGTCGGGCTCGAGGCATGGCTGGCAGCGCTGTTAGGCCTCGGCGTGTCCTTCCGCAGCCATCCGGAAATCCCGGCCATGGAGCAAAAGGTGTGGGATTCCCACTGCGAGCAACGTCGCCAGATGGCCCGCCAGGCCGTGCATGCGGAACTCTGCCTCGGCGCAGCGCGGAATGCCGTGAAGCCGGCTCCGCGGGTGCCGCTGCCGTGA